A stretch of the Archangium violaceum genome encodes the following:
- a CDS encoding arginine N-succinyltransferase: MLVLRDVQKTDLPGLKRLAAVLNTVNLPNNEETLEAIIDKSVKSFAGKVKNPFEREYLFVLEDVRNELIIGTSMIIAQHGTYESPHIYYDVSEREHYSATIGRHFRHKVLSIGYNYEGPTEIGGLVVDPPYRATPDKPGKQLSFVRFLFMAMHKRIFRPRVLAELLPPLLPDGRSLLWEACGKKFTGLTYQEADRLSRQNKEFIKELFPSSDVYASLFPERVQKVLGEVGPNTKGVQRMLERVGFRYVERIDPFDGGPHFEANLSDISVVRRYRSVKLAEADFDLEGDDVLVAFERESGRNRFRAVRTMARLDDKNAYLPARAKELLDAPAGAKVSVIPFE; this comes from the coding sequence ATGCTCGTCCTGCGCGATGTCCAGAAGACCGACCTACCCGGCCTGAAGCGGCTCGCCGCGGTGCTCAACACCGTCAACCTGCCCAACAACGAGGAGACGCTCGAGGCCATCATCGACAAGTCCGTGAAGAGCTTCGCGGGCAAGGTGAAGAACCCCTTCGAGCGCGAATACCTCTTCGTCCTGGAGGACGTGCGCAACGAGTTGATCATCGGCACGTCGATGATCATCGCGCAGCACGGCACCTACGAGTCACCGCACATCTACTACGACGTCTCCGAGCGCGAGCACTACTCGGCCACCATCGGCCGGCACTTCCGGCACAAGGTGCTGTCCATCGGCTACAACTACGAGGGCCCCACGGAGATCGGCGGCCTGGTGGTGGATCCGCCCTACCGCGCCACGCCGGACAAGCCCGGCAAGCAGCTGTCCTTCGTGCGCTTCCTCTTCATGGCCATGCACAAGCGGATCTTCCGCCCGCGGGTGCTCGCCGAGCTGTTGCCACCGCTCCTGCCCGACGGGCGCAGCCTGCTGTGGGAGGCGTGCGGCAAGAAGTTCACCGGCCTCACCTACCAGGAGGCGGATCGCCTCAGCCGGCAGAACAAGGAGTTCATCAAGGAGCTCTTCCCCTCCTCGGACGTCTACGCGTCGCTCTTCCCCGAGCGCGTGCAGAAGGTGCTCGGTGAGGTGGGGCCCAACACCAAGGGCGTGCAGCGGATGCTGGAGCGCGTCGGCTTCCGCTACGTGGAGCGCATCGATCCATTCGACGGGGGCCCCCACTTCGAGGCCAACCTCTCGGACATCTCCGTGGTGCGCCGCTACCGCTCGGTGAAACTGGCCGAGGCGGACTTCGACCTGGAGGGCGACGACGTGCTCGTGGCCTTCGAGCGCGAGTCGGGGCGCAACCGCTTCCGCGCGGTGCGCACCATGGCCCGGCTGGACGACAAGAACGCCTACCTGCCGGCAAGGGCCAAGGAGCTGCTGGACGCGCCCGCGGGCGCGAAAGTGTCCGTCATCCCCTTCGAGTGA
- a CDS encoding lasso peptide biosynthesis protein — MFAFVPVLLLALSAGGVPPASPPEESASFVFAWRGVPVGTVSLTFSSEANRFHYTSRHLHTRGGHLGERVREVSLETGPGGTVVGRTSIPQALWLWRGPPALGCVTGREELSGREGPHCVTAVRGDAVEGTMFGQAFTARYDTRGRMVMLEVGESRFTSVPPGVRLKPPPDLFSRGLPVEGEVGPLSFSPPWPLDARPEWLTTWRVGEARALAAAVHAAFAEKGPGAADWNEKGEGEAGGCLAHALRFAARAAARGQRVALVHGLLVVDGGPARPHAWVRVGLEGGGTLDLDPTSLDAVTPETHLPLAVAEPGGPSVEAGERWLALLRGEHRVVRRPRAR; from the coding sequence GTGTTCGCTTTCGTCCCCGTGCTCCTGCTCGCCCTGTCGGCGGGAGGCGTTCCGCCCGCTTCCCCTCCCGAGGAGTCGGCCAGCTTCGTCTTCGCCTGGAGGGGCGTGCCGGTGGGCACCGTCTCCCTCACCTTCTCATCCGAGGCGAATCGCTTCCATTACACCTCGCGACACCTGCACACCCGCGGGGGTCACCTGGGGGAGCGCGTGCGGGAGGTTTCCCTCGAGACTGGCCCGGGAGGCACCGTGGTGGGGCGCACGAGCATCCCGCAGGCGTTGTGGCTGTGGCGGGGCCCCCCCGCCCTCGGGTGTGTGACGGGACGGGAGGAGCTGTCCGGCCGCGAGGGACCCCACTGCGTCACCGCTGTCCGGGGAGACGCGGTGGAGGGGACGATGTTCGGCCAGGCCTTCACCGCCCGCTACGACACGCGCGGACGGATGGTGATGTTGGAGGTGGGCGAGTCACGCTTCACCTCGGTGCCTCCGGGCGTGCGGTTGAAGCCTCCACCGGACCTCTTCTCACGGGGCCTGCCGGTGGAAGGGGAGGTGGGGCCGCTGTCCTTCTCGCCCCCGTGGCCTCTCGACGCGCGTCCCGAGTGGCTGACGACCTGGCGGGTCGGGGAAGCGCGAGCGCTCGCGGCGGCGGTCCACGCGGCCTTCGCGGAGAAGGGCCCCGGGGCCGCGGACTGGAACGAGAAGGGCGAAGGCGAGGCCGGTGGGTGTCTGGCCCATGCGCTGCGCTTCGCGGCCCGGGCGGCGGCGCGGGGGCAACGCGTGGCATTGGTGCACGGGCTGCTCGTCGTGGACGGAGGCCCCGCCCGGCCTCATGCGTGGGTGCGCGTGGGACTCGAGGGCGGCGGAACGTTGGACCTGGATCCCACCTCGTTGGATGCCGTCACTCCCGAGACCCACCTTCCCCTCGCGGTGGCCGAGCCGGGAGGGCCCTCGGTGGAGGCGGGGGAGCGGTGGTTGGCGCTGCTGCGCGGCGAGCACCGGGTGGTGCGCCGGCCTCGCGCGCGGTAG
- a CDS encoding DedA family protein — translation MVEYLDNLIAHIGLLGLLVLGLAAALEYVVPPFPGDTITLLGGVYAVRGEHPWPLVFLVVVAGSVAGAFINYQVGRWLVGRFERRPGDAFFGITHARLEAVQGQMRHKGPWLLLANRFIPGVRGLIFVAAGAAHMPRSNALILGALSAMAHTGLVLALGAAVGGNLERLEALMWRYQRAVLGLVVVGVMAVVVRALAKRKSPAT, via the coding sequence ATGGTCGAGTACCTCGACAATCTCATCGCGCACATCGGACTGTTGGGACTGCTGGTGCTCGGATTGGCGGCGGCACTGGAGTACGTGGTGCCACCGTTCCCCGGAGACACCATCACACTGCTGGGCGGGGTGTATGCCGTGCGGGGCGAGCACCCATGGCCCCTGGTGTTCCTGGTGGTGGTGGCGGGGAGCGTGGCGGGGGCGTTCATCAACTACCAGGTCGGGCGGTGGTTGGTGGGGCGCTTCGAGCGGCGGCCGGGAGACGCCTTCTTCGGCATCACCCACGCGCGGCTGGAGGCGGTGCAGGGGCAGATGCGGCACAAGGGGCCGTGGCTGTTGTTGGCCAACCGCTTCATCCCGGGCGTGCGGGGGTTGATCTTCGTGGCGGCGGGGGCGGCGCACATGCCGCGCAGCAACGCCCTCATCCTCGGAGCGCTGTCGGCGATGGCGCACACGGGTCTGGTGCTGGCGCTCGGGGCGGCGGTGGGCGGCAACCTGGAGCGGCTGGAGGCGCTGATGTGGCGCTACCAGCGAGCGGTCCTCGGGTTGGTGGTGGTGGGCGTGATGGCGGTGGTGGTGCGCGCCCTGGCGAAGCGCAAGTCGCCCGCCACCTGA
- a CDS encoding pyridoxal-dependent decarboxylase translates to MSDAREGAVPHLSPEEFRRLGHRMVDWIADYWSRLESFPVRSAAAPGEVMAKLPAHPPEEGLGGDAGWEAVFRDLEQVVLPGITHWQSPSFFAYFPANASGPAVLGELLSAGLGVQGMLWSTSPAATEMETRVLDWLAELTGLPACFRSDSGTGGGVIQGTASEATLVAMVAARERVRRTLGKERELVAYTSTQAHSSVLKAAMLSGVVSGVADDVHLRQLGTDAGYALRPDVLEKALREDLAAGRQPFFVCASLGTTSSGAMDPVRAIGDVLERTGVRGAGGWLHVDAAWAGSALICDEHRAMLDGLEGVDSFAFNPHKWLLTNFDCNAFYTRERKALLDAMSVMPEYLRNAATASGAVIDYRDWQVPLGRRFRALKLWFVLRHYGARGLRAYIREHVRQAELFASWVKADERFELAVPRSLALVCFRLRPRPGEEPSATDARNRQLLERLNASGKAFLTHTVLPGVEGAPARYVLRMAIGSPRTEERHVRAVWEQLAALAKES, encoded by the coding sequence ATGAGCGACGCACGTGAAGGAGCGGTGCCCCACTTGAGCCCCGAGGAGTTCCGGCGGCTGGGCCATCGGATGGTGGATTGGATCGCGGACTATTGGTCCCGCCTGGAGTCCTTCCCGGTGCGCTCGGCGGCGGCTCCGGGCGAGGTGATGGCGAAGCTCCCCGCGCACCCGCCCGAGGAGGGACTCGGCGGTGACGCGGGCTGGGAGGCCGTCTTCCGCGATCTGGAGCAGGTGGTGCTGCCCGGCATCACGCACTGGCAGTCGCCGTCCTTCTTCGCCTACTTCCCCGCGAACGCCTCCGGGCCCGCGGTGCTCGGCGAGCTGCTGTCCGCGGGCCTGGGCGTGCAGGGCATGCTCTGGTCCACCAGCCCCGCCGCCACCGAGATGGAGACGCGCGTGCTGGACTGGTTGGCCGAGCTGACGGGACTGCCGGCCTGCTTCCGCTCGGACTCGGGCACCGGTGGCGGCGTCATCCAGGGCACCGCCAGCGAGGCCACCCTGGTGGCCATGGTGGCGGCTCGAGAGCGGGTGCGGCGCACGCTCGGCAAGGAGCGGGAGCTGGTGGCCTATACCTCCACGCAGGCGCACTCGTCCGTGTTGAAGGCGGCCATGCTGTCCGGCGTGGTGAGCGGCGTGGCGGATGACGTGCACCTGCGCCAGCTCGGGACGGACGCCGGGTACGCCCTGCGCCCGGACGTGCTGGAGAAGGCCCTTCGCGAGGACCTGGCCGCTGGCCGCCAGCCCTTCTTCGTGTGCGCGTCGCTGGGCACCACCTCCTCGGGCGCGATGGATCCGGTGCGCGCCATCGGCGACGTGCTGGAGCGCACGGGCGTACGCGGCGCGGGCGGCTGGCTGCACGTGGACGCGGCGTGGGCGGGCTCGGCGCTCATCTGCGACGAGCACCGCGCGATGTTGGACGGCCTGGAGGGCGTGGACTCCTTCGCCTTCAACCCGCACAAGTGGCTGCTCACCAACTTCGACTGCAACGCCTTCTACACGCGCGAGCGCAAGGCGCTGCTGGACGCGATGAGCGTGATGCCCGAGTACCTGCGCAACGCGGCCACCGCGAGCGGCGCGGTCATCGACTACCGGGACTGGCAGGTTCCGCTCGGCCGCCGCTTCCGCGCGCTGAAGCTGTGGTTCGTGCTGCGTCACTATGGCGCCAGGGGGCTGCGGGCCTACATCCGCGAGCACGTGCGGCAGGCGGAGCTGTTCGCCTCGTGGGTGAAGGCCGACGAGCGCTTCGAGCTGGCCGTGCCGCGCTCGCTGGCCCTCGTGTGCTTCCGGCTGCGGCCGAGGCCGGGCGAGGAGCCCTCGGCCACGGACGCGCGCAACCGCCAGCTGCTGGAGCGGCTGAACGCGAGCGGCAAGGCCTTCCTCACCCACACCGTGTTGCCCGGCGTGGAGGGCGCGCCCGCGCGCTACGTGCTGCGCATGGCCATCGGCTCCCCTCGTACCGAGGAGCGGCACGTGCGCGCGGTGTGGGAGCAGCTCGCCGCGCTCGCGAAGGAGTCGTGA
- a CDS encoding pyridoxal-dependent decarboxylase yields MSPSIHALERLFFPEGSTPEQQRRLMSLLDRLVTSAGPARESSRRAEEWERASTLDDGRRVDPRELPARGESLDAVVAQLLHLMKGSSSGLNLPGLMGAVATVLASGGEVRDEEGLRADEAESRVVAMVSRMVGYDAERSGGRVLWSARAAVLAGLRVALAKHAPEARRKGVPRNLYCFAVESGDDALLEAVETTGLGGYHLIRVRKREDGTMDPVDLRAKMLAVTSGGDVPVYVVAAMGAEGSSAIDDLRELREVVDSITTLYGLRPVHLHADAAWGGLYGVFNSYDFHANPLGFEPRVLEALALIQTRMRHLHLADSVGMDFRWLGRASFPAGFFLLRNGVELRMVGLRSLEAQNGLALLAQLRAFGLEGYRQVLAEVLLDERAARGGVGRGLSGDSTEVGASHPSGSEVASGLAPEVMTLPGLRSLLARPRN; encoded by the coding sequence ATGAGCCCGTCCATCCACGCACTGGAGCGCCTGTTTTTCCCCGAGGGGAGTACCCCGGAGCAGCAGCGGCGACTGATGAGTCTGCTGGATCGGCTCGTCACGTCCGCGGGCCCGGCGCGGGAGTCCTCCCGGCGCGCGGAGGAGTGGGAGCGCGCGAGCACGCTCGATGATGGGCGCCGTGTCGATCCGCGTGAGCTGCCCGCGCGGGGCGAGAGCCTGGATGCGGTGGTGGCGCAGCTGCTGCATCTCATGAAGGGCTCCTCCTCCGGCCTGAATCTGCCCGGGCTGATGGGCGCCGTGGCCACGGTGCTCGCGAGCGGTGGCGAGGTGCGGGACGAGGAGGGACTCCGGGCGGACGAGGCGGAGTCGCGCGTCGTCGCCATGGTGTCGCGGATGGTGGGCTACGACGCGGAGCGGAGCGGAGGCCGCGTCCTGTGGAGCGCACGCGCGGCGGTGCTCGCGGGGTTGCGCGTGGCCCTCGCGAAGCATGCGCCGGAGGCCCGGCGGAAGGGGGTGCCGCGCAACCTCTATTGCTTCGCGGTGGAGTCGGGAGACGACGCCCTGCTCGAGGCGGTGGAGACCACGGGCCTGGGTGGCTACCACCTCATCCGCGTGAGGAAGCGCGAGGACGGCACGATGGATCCGGTGGATCTGCGCGCCAAGATGCTGGCCGTGACCTCGGGCGGGGATGTGCCCGTCTATGTGGTGGCGGCCATGGGGGCCGAGGGCTCCTCCGCCATCGATGATCTGCGGGAGCTGCGTGAGGTGGTGGACTCCATCACCACGCTGTACGGACTGCGGCCCGTGCACCTCCACGCGGACGCGGCGTGGGGTGGGCTCTACGGCGTCTTCAACAGCTACGACTTCCACGCCAACCCGCTGGGCTTCGAGCCCCGGGTGCTGGAGGCGCTCGCGCTCATCCAGACGCGGATGCGGCACCTGCACCTGGCGGACTCGGTGGGAATGGATTTCCGGTGGCTGGGACGGGCCTCGTTTCCGGCGGGCTTCTTCCTGCTCCGCAATGGCGTGGAGTTGCGCATGGTGGGCCTGCGCTCGCTGGAGGCGCAGAACGGTCTGGCCCTGCTCGCGCAGCTGCGTGCCTTCGGGCTGGAGGGGTACCGGCAGGTCCTGGCCGAGGTGCTGCTGGACGAGCGCGCCGCGCGTGGTGGCGTGGGACGGGGCCTGTCCGGAGACTCCACTGAGGTCGGGGCGTCGCACCCGAGTGGTTCGGAGGTGGCCTCGGGCCTGGCTCCGGAGGTGATGACCCTGCCCGGTCTGCGCTCGCTGCTCGCCCGGCCGAGGAACTGA
- the mug gene encoding G/U mismatch-specific DNA glycosylase → MGRTMPDLIAPGLRVLFCGINPSVYSAVVGYHFARPGNRFWPALYASGFTERLLAPHEQDELLARGCGITNVVDRATVSADVLTDEELAEGGRRLDAKVRRYRPQCLAVLGIGAWRTAFKRPRASLGPQPETLGDTRVWVLPNPSGLNAHYRPEDLARLFQELRVAMASR, encoded by the coding sequence GTGGGGCGGACGATGCCGGACCTGATCGCGCCCGGGCTGCGGGTCCTCTTCTGTGGCATCAACCCCAGCGTGTACTCGGCCGTCGTGGGCTACCACTTCGCGCGGCCGGGCAACCGGTTCTGGCCGGCGCTGTACGCCTCGGGTTTCACGGAGCGTCTGCTCGCGCCGCACGAACAGGACGAGTTGCTCGCACGCGGCTGCGGCATCACCAACGTGGTGGACCGGGCCACCGTGTCGGCGGACGTGTTGACGGACGAGGAGCTCGCCGAAGGAGGGCGACGTCTGGATGCGAAGGTGCGGCGCTACCGTCCCCAGTGCCTCGCGGTGCTGGGCATCGGCGCATGGCGCACCGCGTTCAAACGCCCCAGGGCCTCGCTGGGTCCACAGCCGGAAACGCTGGGTGACACGCGCGTATGGGTTCTCCCCAATCCGAGCGGGCTCAACGCGCACTACCGGCCCGAGGACCTGGCGCGGTTGTTTCAAGAATTGAGAGTCGCGATGGCGTCGCGCTAA
- a CDS encoding polysaccharide lyase, whose product MRRLLVPLLAMLLSGPSWAGIVWKGDFETGNTSQYSSAQQVSADRLRVVSSPVYQGRYALEATVRQGDDPINSSGNRNELVYQGREKEGSEYYYRWQVMFPADYPSVKTWQVFTQWHHNGCCGSPPVEFFVYGEEIRLTLTDSDTPWKTTLKRGEWQDFIFHVKWSPDASVGFVELWHNGQLVLPRYAHATMYPGDGIYLKLGLYRSDTVQPVGVVYHDGFMQATQLRDVLPPVSSPDAGTPAPDAGTPAQDGGVISTSPQPDSGSAGPPLPEEPVRVGCSSAGGPLWVMALLGLGGLLRRARRRER is encoded by the coding sequence TTGAGAAGACTCCTGGTTCCACTGCTCGCCATGTTGCTGTCGGGGCCGTCGTGGGCCGGTATCGTCTGGAAGGGGGACTTCGAAACGGGGAACACCTCCCAGTACTCGAGCGCCCAGCAGGTGAGCGCGGACCGGCTCCGGGTGGTCTCGTCACCGGTGTACCAGGGCCGCTACGCGCTCGAGGCCACGGTGAGGCAGGGGGATGACCCCATCAACTCCAGCGGCAACCGCAACGAGCTCGTCTACCAGGGCCGTGAGAAGGAGGGCTCGGAGTACTACTACCGCTGGCAGGTGATGTTCCCTGCGGACTACCCCAGCGTGAAGACGTGGCAGGTCTTCACCCAGTGGCACCACAATGGCTGCTGCGGCTCTCCTCCGGTGGAGTTCTTCGTCTACGGCGAGGAGATCCGCCTCACGCTCACCGACAGCGACACGCCGTGGAAGACGACGCTGAAGCGCGGCGAGTGGCAGGACTTCATCTTCCACGTGAAGTGGTCACCGGATGCGAGCGTGGGCTTCGTCGAGCTGTGGCACAACGGCCAGCTCGTGCTGCCCCGTTACGCGCACGCGACGATGTACCCGGGGGATGGCATCTACTTGAAGCTCGGCCTCTACCGGAGCGACACCGTGCAGCCCGTGGGCGTCGTGTACCACGACGGTTTCATGCAGGCGACGCAGCTGCGGGATGTGCTGCCTCCCGTCTCCTCGCCGGACGCGGGCACGCCAGCGCCGGACGCGGGCACGCCAGCGCAGGATGGGGGCGTCATCTCCACCTCCCCGCAGCCGGACAGTGGCTCCGCTGGCCCGCCGCTCCCCGAGGAGCCGGTTCGCGTCGGGTGCTCGAGCGCGGGCGGGCCGCTCTGGGTGATGGCGCTGCTGGGATTAGGTGGTCTGCTACGACGCGCCCGGCGCCGGGAGAGGTAG
- a CDS encoding ABC transporter substrate-binding protein, with amino-acid sequence MAPKKHLLAFLVVGGLAIALFIGGLLHALTGQPNDWRGWSVLVIGSPLVLLLTHHAFWFFWEARQSRERTSLLTRLAEGDLTHTAYSGMEDEREVRRLLFSLRRALGQVQRVTGNVRRTCQGVSEEVRVLLEAARRQGGAVGRSQESVNSMGQSLQAAGKRVTQLESFAQETNGSLGEMSERLGQVAEALLALDDFSHRTTQQVQAMSERLHHIASSGDELARFASEAEAFVQVVQTGIDAVRHRASETNQLAHAVTATAERGEVLVNDCVQGMYRVEETVRKAAELVDSLGVRSTQIGRIVDVIQEIADQTNLLALNAAIIAAQAGEQGRPFGVVADEIRNLAERTARSTREIASMVGGVRREVDTAVSLVKEGREQAGTGVLLGDRAAEALMEIRTITQRTFSAVEATLAETKRLEAQGSTVVEASRRVARRVDDVTRAAMEQAAHGRELVHQTQQMARLAQEASQKAEGQARTGRDLSSAVVRLSTAIEEIRAAHVVLMRGDSAIGEEVARVREDALQVIRIGDGLSRTVDQLAHEAASLDSEVFRFRLPAPHPGGTLHAGIHQTAFVRALGGLDPLFAVDNQLLEMSCCVFSSLLRLDDGVLVPDLAERWEADPSARRYRFYLRKGVTFHDGTPLNARDVKRHFERLLDPAVKSPDRGLLEDVEGARDFAAGRASEVSGIEVLDDQTLEIRLVEPKAFFLHLMALPRTAVARLNPNGQALGTGPFRQASFGSERIVLERNPTYWRGGQPLLDRLEFHLLASREQAVSALREGTVDIVSHLFAQHVESLEQDGQQVVTSTTPSTSFLGFNLREPPYSDVRVRKALRAGLDFQGLVDRFHRGARVARTVTPPELLDDEGVMPEPQPDLGLAERLLREAGMRKLKLTLYHAVGRDTSAEDAVLFRLLMEAGLVELEHVQLSAEEFAERRREGRLPAFRVGWLADYPDPDNFLYFHLNSKAQTVYSLGYRNEELDKLTTEARVTIDPERRKQLYRLAERIAHEDCPIIPLFHHRIHAAASGRVQALRLHQTPPQVRFEDLWVDKQEPQMGG; translated from the coding sequence ATGGCCCCCAAAAAGCACCTCCTCGCATTCCTGGTCGTCGGAGGGCTCGCCATTGCCCTCTTCATCGGCGGGCTGCTCCATGCCCTCACCGGCCAACCCAATGACTGGCGGGGCTGGTCCGTGCTGGTCATCGGCTCCCCCCTGGTGCTGCTGCTGACGCACCATGCCTTCTGGTTCTTCTGGGAGGCGAGGCAGTCCCGGGAGCGCACCAGCCTGCTCACCCGGCTGGCCGAGGGAGACCTCACCCACACCGCCTACTCGGGGATGGAGGACGAGCGCGAGGTGCGCCGACTCCTCTTCTCCCTGCGCCGGGCGCTGGGCCAGGTGCAGCGGGTGACGGGCAACGTGCGCCGCACCTGCCAGGGCGTGTCCGAGGAGGTGCGCGTGCTGCTGGAGGCCGCGCGCCGCCAGGGCGGAGCGGTGGGGCGCTCGCAGGAGTCCGTCAACAGCATGGGCCAGAGCCTCCAGGCCGCCGGCAAGCGCGTGACGCAGTTGGAGAGCTTCGCCCAGGAGACCAACGGCTCGCTGGGGGAGATGAGCGAGCGGCTCGGACAGGTGGCCGAGGCGCTGCTCGCGCTGGACGACTTCTCCCACCGCACCACCCAGCAGGTGCAGGCCATGAGCGAGCGGCTGCACCACATCGCCTCCTCGGGCGACGAGCTGGCGCGCTTCGCCAGTGAGGCCGAGGCCTTCGTCCAGGTGGTGCAGACGGGCATCGATGCGGTGCGCCACCGTGCCTCGGAGACCAACCAACTGGCCCACGCAGTGACGGCCACCGCCGAGCGCGGCGAGGTGCTCGTCAACGACTGCGTCCAGGGCATGTACCGGGTGGAGGAGACGGTCCGCAAGGCCGCGGAGCTGGTCGACTCGCTCGGGGTGCGCTCCACGCAGATTGGCCGCATCGTGGACGTCATCCAGGAGATTGCCGACCAGACGAACCTGCTGGCGCTCAACGCGGCCATCATCGCCGCGCAGGCCGGAGAGCAGGGGCGGCCCTTCGGCGTGGTGGCGGACGAAATCCGCAACCTGGCCGAGCGCACCGCGCGCTCCACGCGGGAGATCGCCAGCATGGTGGGCGGCGTACGCCGGGAGGTGGACACGGCGGTGTCGCTGGTGAAGGAGGGCCGGGAGCAGGCGGGCACGGGCGTGCTGTTGGGAGACCGCGCGGCCGAGGCGCTGATGGAGATTCGCACCATCACCCAGCGCACCTTCTCGGCGGTGGAGGCCACGCTGGCGGAGACGAAGCGGCTGGAGGCGCAGGGCTCCACGGTGGTGGAGGCGAGCCGGCGGGTGGCCAGGCGCGTGGATGACGTGACCCGGGCGGCCATGGAGCAGGCGGCGCACGGGCGCGAGCTGGTGCACCAGACGCAGCAGATGGCGCGGCTGGCACAGGAGGCCTCGCAGAAGGCCGAGGGCCAGGCACGCACCGGCAGGGACCTGTCCAGCGCGGTGGTGCGGCTGAGCACGGCCATCGAGGAAATCCGGGCGGCGCACGTGGTGCTGATGCGCGGGGACTCGGCCATTGGCGAGGAGGTGGCGCGGGTGCGCGAGGACGCGCTCCAGGTCATCCGCATCGGAGATGGACTGAGCCGCACGGTGGACCAGCTGGCGCACGAAGCGGCCAGCCTGGACAGCGAGGTGTTCCGCTTCCGGCTCCCGGCCCCGCACCCGGGCGGCACGTTGCACGCGGGCATCCACCAGACGGCCTTCGTCCGGGCCCTGGGCGGGTTGGATCCCCTCTTCGCGGTGGACAACCAGTTGTTGGAGATGAGCTGCTGCGTCTTCTCCAGCCTGCTGCGGCTGGACGATGGCGTGCTGGTGCCGGACCTGGCCGAACGCTGGGAGGCGGACCCCTCGGCACGTCGCTACCGCTTCTACCTGCGCAAGGGTGTCACCTTCCATGACGGGACGCCCCTGAACGCGCGCGACGTGAAGCGCCATTTCGAGCGGCTGCTGGATCCAGCGGTGAAGTCACCGGACCGGGGCCTGCTGGAGGACGTGGAAGGAGCCAGGGACTTCGCGGCGGGTCGTGCCAGCGAGGTGTCGGGTATCGAGGTGTTGGATGATCAGACGCTCGAGATCCGGCTGGTGGAGCCCAAGGCCTTCTTCCTCCATCTGATGGCCCTGCCGCGCACGGCGGTGGCCCGGCTGAACCCGAACGGACAGGCGCTGGGCACGGGTCCGTTCCGGCAGGCGAGCTTCGGCTCGGAGCGCATCGTGCTCGAGCGCAACCCCACCTACTGGCGCGGGGGACAGCCCCTGCTGGACCGGCTCGAGTTCCACCTGCTGGCGTCTCGCGAGCAGGCCGTGAGCGCGCTGCGGGAGGGCACGGTGGACATCGTCTCGCACCTGTTCGCCCAGCACGTGGAATCGCTCGAGCAGGACGGACAGCAGGTGGTCACCAGCACCACGCCGTCCACGTCGTTCCTCGGCTTCAACCTGCGTGAGCCCCCGTACAGCGACGTGCGTGTCCGAAAGGCCCTCCGCGCGGGCCTGGACTTCCAGGGGCTGGTGGACCGCTTCCACAGGGGCGCGCGCGTGGCCCGCACGGTGACGCCCCCGGAGTTGCTGGACGACGAGGGCGTGATGCCCGAGCCGCAACCAGACCTCGGCCTGGCCGAGCGGCTGCTGCGCGAGGCCGGGATGCGGAAACTGAAGCTGACGCTCTACCACGCGGTGGGACGTGACACCTCGGCCGAGGACGCCGTCCTCTTCCGGCTCTTGATGGAGGCGGGGCTGGTGGAGCTCGAGCACGTGCAACTGAGCGCGGAGGAGTTCGCGGAGCGGCGGCGCGAGGGGCGGCTCCCCGCCTTCCGGGTGGGGTGGCTCGCCGACTACCCGGACCCGGACAACTTCCTCTACTTCCACCTCAACTCGAAGGCGCAGACGGTCTACTCGCTGGGCTACCGCAACGAGGAGCTGGACAAGCTCACGACGGAGGCGCGCGTCACCATCGACCCCGAGCGGCGCAAGCAGCTCTACCGGCTCGCGGAGCGGATTGCCCACGAGGACTGTCCCATCATCCCCCTCTTCCACCACCGCATACACGCCGCCGCGAGCGGCCGGGTGCAGGCCTTGCGGCTGCACCAGACGCCGCCGCAGGTGCGCTTCGAGGACTTGTGGGTGGACAAGCAGGAGCCGCAAATGGGTGGATGA